The following proteins are co-located in the Mus caroli chromosome 7, CAROLI_EIJ_v1.1, whole genome shotgun sequence genome:
- the Lmo1 gene encoding rhombotin-1 isoform X3 — protein MLSVQPKGKQKGCAGCNRKIKDRYLLKALDKYWHEDCLKCACCDCRLGEVGSTLYTKANLILCRRDYLRLFGTTGNCAACSKLIPAFEMVMRARDNVYHLDCFACQLCNQRFCVGDKFFLKNNMILCQVDYEEGHLNGTFESQVQ, from the exons ATGCTCTCCGTCCAACCTAAGGGGAAGCAGAAGGGCTGTGCAGGCTGCAACCGCAAGATCAAGGACCGGTACCTGCTGAAGGCACTGGACAAGTACTGGCATGAGGACTGCCTCAAGTGTGCCTGCTGTGACTGTCGCCTGGGCGAGGTGGGCTCCACTCTCTACACCAAGGCCAACCTCATCTTGTGCCGGCGTGACTACCTGAG GCTTTTTGGCACCACAGGAAACTGTGCTGCCTGCAGCAAGCTGATCCCAGCTTTTGAGATGGTGATGCGGGCCCGAGACAATGTGTATCACCTTGACTGCTTCGCCTGCCAGCTCTGCAATCAGAG attttgcGTGGGAGACAAATTCTTCCTGAAGAACAACATGATCTTGTGCCAGGTGGACTATGAGGAGGGGCATCTCAATGGCACCTTTGAATCCCAGGTTCAGTAA
- the Lmo1 gene encoding rhombotin-1 isoform X2, which produces MVLDQEDGVPMLSVQPKGKQKGCAGCNRKIKDRYLLKALDKYWHEDCLKCACCDCRLGEVGSTLYTKANLILCRRDYLRLFGTTGNCAACSKLIPAFEMVMRARDNVYHLDCFACQLCNQRFCVGDKFFLKNNMILCQVDYEEGHLNGTFESQVQ; this is translated from the exons GTGTGCCGATGCTCTCCGTCCAACCTAAGGGGAAGCAGAAGGGCTGTGCAGGCTGCAACCGCAAGATCAAGGACCGGTACCTGCTGAAGGCACTGGACAAGTACTGGCATGAGGACTGCCTCAAGTGTGCCTGCTGTGACTGTCGCCTGGGCGAGGTGGGCTCCACTCTCTACACCAAGGCCAACCTCATCTTGTGCCGGCGTGACTACCTGAG GCTTTTTGGCACCACAGGAAACTGTGCTGCCTGCAGCAAGCTGATCCCAGCTTTTGAGATGGTGATGCGGGCCCGAGACAATGTGTATCACCTTGACTGCTTCGCCTGCCAGCTCTGCAATCAGAG attttgcGTGGGAGACAAATTCTTCCTGAAGAACAACATGATCTTGTGCCAGGTGGACTATGAGGAGGGGCATCTCAATGGCACCTTTGAATCCCAGGTTCAGTAA
- the Lmo1 gene encoding rhombotin-1 isoform X1, translating into MMVLDKEDGVPMLSVQPKGKQKGCAGCNRKIKDRYLLKALDKYWHEDCLKCACCDCRLGEVGSTLYTKANLILCRRDYLRLFGTTGNCAACSKLIPAFEMVMRARDNVYHLDCFACQLCNQRFCVGDKFFLKNNMILCQVDYEEGHLNGTFESQVQ; encoded by the exons GTGTGCCGATGCTCTCCGTCCAACCTAAGGGGAAGCAGAAGGGCTGTGCAGGCTGCAACCGCAAGATCAAGGACCGGTACCTGCTGAAGGCACTGGACAAGTACTGGCATGAGGACTGCCTCAAGTGTGCCTGCTGTGACTGTCGCCTGGGCGAGGTGGGCTCCACTCTCTACACCAAGGCCAACCTCATCTTGTGCCGGCGTGACTACCTGAG GCTTTTTGGCACCACAGGAAACTGTGCTGCCTGCAGCAAGCTGATCCCAGCTTTTGAGATGGTGATGCGGGCCCGAGACAATGTGTATCACCTTGACTGCTTCGCCTGCCAGCTCTGCAATCAGAG attttgcGTGGGAGACAAATTCTTCCTGAAGAACAACATGATCTTGTGCCAGGTGGACTATGAGGAGGGGCATCTCAATGGCACCTTTGAATCCCAGGTTCAGTAA